Proteins found in one Ovis canadensis isolate MfBH-ARS-UI-01 breed Bighorn chromosome 20, ARS-UI_OviCan_v2, whole genome shotgun sequence genomic segment:
- the LOC138425606 gene encoding putative olfactory receptor 2W6 encodes MWSQVMENDSTSAFEGFILVGFSDRPHLELILFVVVLTFYLLTLLGNMTIILLAVVDSRLHTPMYFFLANLSLLDMCLTTGSIPQMLYNLQGADKTISYLGCAIQLYFVLALGGVECVLLAVMAYDRYAAVCRPLHYMVIMHPRLCGQLASAAWLSGFGNSLIMAPQTLMLPRCGNRRVDHFLCEMPALIGMACVDTMTLEALAFALAIFIILAPLILILVSYGYIARAVLRIKSAAGRKKAFNTCSSHLIVVSLFYGTIIYMYLQPANTYSQDQGKFLTLFYTIVTPSVNPLIYTLRNKDVKEAMKKVLGKGEAEIE; translated from the coding sequence ATGTGGTCACAGGTGATGGAAAATGACAGCACAAGTGCTTTTGAAGGCTTCATCCTGGTGGGCTTCTCTGATCGTCCCCACCTAGAGCTGATCCTTTTTGTGGTTGTCCTCACTTTTTATCTGCTGACTCTTCTTGGCAACATGACCATCATCTTACTTGCAGTTGTGGATTCCCGGCTGCACACACccatgtatttctttctggcCAACCTCTCATTGCTAGATATGTGCTTAaccacaggttccatccctcagATGCTCTACAACCTTCAGGGTGCAGATAAGACCATCAGTTATCTGGGCTGTGCCATCCAGCTCTACTTCGTCCTGGCTCTGGGCGGGGTGGAGTGTGTGCTCCTGGCTGTCATGGCATATGACCGCTACGCTGCAGTCTGCAGACCCCTGCACTACATGGTTATTATGCACCCGCGTCTCTGTGGGCAGCTGGCTTCAGCAGCATGGTTGAGTGGCTTTGGCAATTCTCTCATAATGGCACCCCAGACGTTGATGCTACCTCGCTGTGGGAACCGGCGAGTGGACCACTTTCTCTGTGAGATGCCAGCACTAATTGGCATGGCCTGTGTAGATACCATGACACTTGAGGCACTGGCATTTGCCTTGGCAATCTTTATCATCCTGGCACCACTCATCCTCATCCTCGTCTCTTATGGTTATATTGCACGAGCCGTGCTAAGAATCAAGTCAGCTGCTGGGCGAAAGAAAGCCTTTAACACCTGTAGCTCCCACCTCATTGTCGTTTCTCTCTTCTATGGTACGATCATATACATGTACCTCCAGCCAGCAAATACTTATTCCCAGGACCAGGGCAAGTTCCTTACTCTTTTCTACACAATAGTCACTCCCAGTGTTAACCCCCTAATCTACACACTGAGAAACAAAGATGTTAAAGAGGCCATGAAGAAGGTACTAGGGAAAGGGGAGGCAGAAATAGAGTAA